From the Pseudomonadota bacterium genome, the window GCGGATTGCGAATCGCGCGCATGCGCTCGATGAAGTAGGCGCCAAGCTCAGCCGAATGCTCGATGAGCCCCTCCTCGACGAGAACCTTGAGCGCTTCCCGCGCCACCCGCGCCGCCAGGGGAGAGCCCCCGAACGTCGACCCGTGGGTGCCCGGCACGAACAGCGCCATCACCTCGCGCGACGAGAGCACAGCAGACACGGGCAGCACGCCACCGCTCAGCGCCTTGCCCACGATCACCATGTCGGGGCGGATCCCTTCGTGCTCGAACGCAAAGAGCTTTCCGCTCCGGCCGAGTCCGCTCTGGATCTCGTCGAAGGCGAGCAGCACGTTGTGCTCCCGACAGATGGCGTCCGCCTCCTCGAGGAAGCCGGCGGGAGGCAGCACCACCCCGGACTCTCCCTGGATGGGCTCGAGCATGAACGCCGCCGTGTTCGGGGTGATGGCCGCGCGCAGCGCCGCCGCGTCGCCGTAGGGCACGTAGCGGAACCCTGGTGTGAAGGGACCGAAGCCGTCCTTGTACGCCGCCTCGGTGCTGAAGCTGATGGCGGTGGTGGTGCGCCCATGGAAGTTGCCGTCGCAGACGATGATCTCTGCCTGGCCGTCCGGCACCCCCTTGACCTTGTAGGCCCAGCGCCGGCAGGCCTTCACGGCGGTCTCCACCGCCTCGGCGCCGCTGTTCATCGGCAGCATCATGTCGAAGCCGCTGAGCTCGCACAGCTCCTTGGCCAGCAGGGGAAGCTGGTCATTGCGGAAGGCGCGCGACGTGAGGGTGACGAGATCGAGCTGCTCCTTGGCCGCCGCGATAATGCGCGGGTGGCAGTGCCCCTGGTTCACGGCCGAGTACGATGAGAGGAAGTCGAAGTACCTGTTCCCCTCCACGTCCCACATCCAGACACCGCTGGCGCGCGCGATCACGATGTCGAGCGGATGGTAGTTGTTGGCGTTGTGCTGGGCCTCGAGGGCGATGTAGTCTGCGGTGGTGAGGTGGGTCTGAAGGGTCATGGGCTGGCTCCTGTTCTGCGCACAGTCCCGGCGATGTCTCTGCAAGAACGACAAACCGCCGAAGCGGCGCTCCGGCGGTTCGTGCGTGCGGGCTCCGACATGCGGAAGAAATTGGCGCTATGACTTGGCTGGTTCCACCAGCTTCGAGGCAAACCCTGCTTTGCGTATGGCAGCCTGGATGTGCCGAACATCGGTGGCCGTGGGATCGAAGCGCACATTCACCACGCGGTTGACGTCGTCGATCTTGATCTCGACGATGCCGCTGAGGTGCTTGAGCTCGACCTGCACACTTCGGATGCACATGCTGCACTCCATGTCCGGCACCGAGACCGAGACTGCGTGGCTGCCGTCGGGCAGCGCTCGCTCGGGCGCGGCCAGGGCTGCGCCCGCGATGGCCAGGGCCATCATCAAGACCAGGACCAGGCGTTTCATGGTCACAGCGTGTTTCGCCTCCTCATCGCACGTGGGTTTAACGTTCCACGCGCATGTTTTGTTTCCCCTGCGCGGCCGCGCCCCGAATCTGCCCCGCCTCTTCTGTCAGAAACAACAGCGGAGCGCGGCAGGGGACGGCGCGGCTCCACGGGAACGTCCCCTCAAGGAGGGCAGAGTCTGCTCGTGCGGGTCGTCGCGGTCATTCCAGCATACAACGAAGAGGCCTCCATCGCCCGCGTCGTGAGCGCGACCCTGCCATACGTCGAGCAGGTGGTGGTGGTCGATGACGGATCGCGCGATTGCACCGCCGCCCAGGCGGAGGAGGCGGGCGCCCACGTGATCCGCCAGCCGCGCAATGGTGGGAAGGGCGCGGCCCTCGAAGCCGGCGCCGATTACGCCATCGCAACCGGCTTCGACGCCGTTGTCGCCCTCGACGCCGATGGCCAGCACGATCCCAAGAGCATCCCCGCGCTGGTCACCCCCCTCGCCGACGGCACAGCCGACATGTCGGTGGGCTCTCGCAAGCGCGCGTGGTCGACCTACATGCCGCTGGTGCGCCGGCTGACCAACGCGTCGATGTCGTGGCTGCTGTCGAAGGTCGCCGGCCAGCCCATGGAAGACACCCAGAGCGGGTTCCGCTGCATCTCGGTGGCCGTTCTGCGCAACGTGCGGGTCCAGACCCGCCACTTCGAAGCCGAATCCGAGTTCCTGTTGCAGGCGGCTCGCGCCGGCTGGCGCATCGCATGGGTTCCCATCGTGGCCATCTACGGGGCTGACGTGCGCCCGAGTCACATCCACCCCCTGCGAGACGCCTATCGCTTCCTGAAGATGCTGCTGCGCGTCCTGCGAATGGGCACCTCACCGACGCGATGAGCGAGGGCCCTCCCCGTCCCAGCGTCAGCCCCTCGTCCATCACCCTGAAGATGGCCGATCGCGCGGTGACGAAGTCGCTCGAGATCGTGAACAAGGGGGGCGGAAGGCTCCGCGCCACCGTCTCACCGCAGGTCGGCTGGATCTCGGTCGACCCTCGCGTGATCGAGGACAACCACGTGCGCATCGCGGTGACCATCGACGCCTCCACCCTGCCCGAAGACGTGGAGACCGAGAGTGCCCTGCAGCTCGCCTGGGATCGCTTCACGCTCGAGATCCCGGTGCGCGTGACCCGACAGGGGCTGCTCACGGCCTGGCATCACTATGAGCAGGGCGATCACACCACGGCGCGCGAGCTGGCCGTGGCGGTGGCGCAGACCAGCAGCCGCCCGGAAGCGCAGCTGCTCATCGCCACCACCTGGCTCGACGCCAAGAACCATGCTGCGGCGGTTCGCCCTCTGCGCGACGCCGCGGCGGCGCTGGCCGCGATCGACGCGCCCAGGCCCCTCGATCCGTGCGGCAAAGCCATCGCGCATCGCTTTGTCGAGGCCATGGGAAGCGCCCTGCCCACCCTCCGCGACTCGCGGTTCGGCATCGATCTCCTCGAGCAGCTGCGCGTTCTCGCACCCGATCTCGACCCGTCGCTCGAGATCTCCCTCGATGCGCTCCTCAGCGAAGCCGCGGCGCTTCTGGCCAGGGAGTTCCCGCCGGCGATGCTGGGGGCCGACGATCGAAAGACCACACAGGCGCTCGTGGCCCGCCTCAGCAAGCGCCTTCCTGACGCCGAGGCGCTGAAGGACTGGCTCGCGCAGGCCGCCCTGACGCCAGAGCCCATCGCCGAGGCGCCCCTGCTCCTCGAGAGCCAGGCGGAGCCCCCCGACCCCCGCTTCCGCGCCCTGGGTGTGCTGCTCGTCGTGGCTGTCTGCATCTCGGTGGCCTGGCTGTTCCTGCGTGCGTCATGGCCGCTGCGCCACGCACGCGCCCTGATGGCCGGCGGCCAGCACGCCGAGGCACTCAAGATGCTCGAGGCCGAGGTGGCGCGAAACGGCTCAGACACCACCGAGATCCGCACGCTCCGTGCAGAGGTCAACCTCTCCCTGGCACAGGCGCAGCTCGAACGCGGCGAGTTCAAGGAAGCCGCGACGAGCCTCGCACGCACCCTGCGTGATGATGGCACGAACCGACGCGCCCTCGACCTGAGACGAACCACCCATCATCGATGGGCTGAAGACGCCGAGAAGAACGGGCGTCTGCGCGAGAGCTTCGAAGCGCTCGAGGCCCTCATCCACATGCAGCCTCCCGATGAGGCCGCGCGCGCCCGCCTGCGCGAGCTGCTCCCCCTGCGACGGCTCTATGTGGCGATCGACGACATCGAGGGCCTGCAGCACCTCGCCCCCAACGGCAAGCCCATGCAGGCGCATCCGGTCGACCTCGACACGGGACGGGCCGCCAGAGAGTGGCTGCCGGCACTGCAGAAGCTCGACATCCGGACCTGGAGAGGATGCACCCAGGTGACCCGTCTCGACGGTCTGTCCGGGATGCCCCCCCTCATCGTTGTGGCCGGCTCCGACACCCGCAGCGCGGGAGTCGACGTGTACACCCCAAGAGCCGACGGCGCGCCTCGGGTCGAGAAGCTCACGGGGGCGGTGGCGCCCTCGGGTCTGCGTCTCCTCTCCCTGCGACCGGGCAGCGGGGCGAAAGACGGGGCCGAACGTCTCTGCGCGGCCTTCGCGCCGCCGAGCGGCCAGCACGCCACCTTCGAGATCGGCGTCGCGTGCGGCAACGGGAAGGTGACGCTCACCCCCCGTGCCGCCCAGAGCAAGGCGGCGCGGAGCACGCCGTGAAGACGTGCCCCGCGCCCACCGACGCACTAGCCGGTCGCCGCTGCGGCGGCTTCGACCGGCTTGTGACGGCGACCGAAGATGCTCGTGTAGAGCCACGCCACGTCGCGATTGAACTGCTCGCGCTCGATGGGGTCATGGAAGTAGACGACGCTCTCGATCGACTCCCCGAAGCGCTTCTGCGGCATGTTGACGCTCAGCGTACCGTTCTCGTTGCGGAAGACGCGCACGCCGCGGATGCGCATGCCGTGGTAGCGGAACTCGCACATGCCGACCAGCTTGGGATTCAGATCGGACTGCGCGGCGTGAACCGTGGGACGACCCCAGGGGCGTTGGCTCCAGTCGGGGGCGGGCTCCCGCTCGCAGAGCTCAGGACGGATCTCATATGAACCAGACATTGGACGGTGCTCCCTTCGATGGTGGCGGCACGGAGCCGCTGTGATCGCAGTGTAGCGGGGTCAGTCCCTGAACGCCATTGACAGGGGATTGCGTCGATGTGAACTTGAACAGCCTCCATCGGGCCGCTCCGGCAACAATGTTGCCGGCATCAGAACACCGTGTTGCAATCGTTCGAAGATCCCCCGGCATCGACCAAGGTCGATGCCTCGTGTCCGACCAAGGTCGCAGCCTCTTGCGTCAAACGAGGGGTGCCCGCCTACCCCAGTGGAACCCTATAATCAACCGGTAGGAGAAGGCGGCGCGCACAACGCGGCCGTGCGGCCAGCTTCCCTTCCCGGCGTGTGATGAGAGTGAGGAACGCCCCCGCCGATGGAACGCGAAGACCACCTGTTCCTGGTCTACTTCTTCTATGGTCTGTCGTTCCTCGTTCTCGGCGTGCTGGTTCTGGCCCAGAACGCCCACCACACCAGCGAAGACCGCGATGACGAGGCGCCGACCACACCGACCGCGGTGCTGCTCGACAACCTCTGGTTCCTGGGAATGTTCGCGCTGCTGCACGGCCTGAACGAATGGGTCGACATGTCGCTCATGAGCGACGCCTGGGTGAAGATCGAGGGCGCCATGGAGGTGGTCTCGAGCTTCTTGTACGCCATGTCGAGCCTCTGCCTCTTCGAGTTCGGCATCTCCCTCGTCACCGCCACCCGCCCGCGCATCCAGTGGCTGCGCTGGCTGCCCCCATGCGCGTTCCTGCTGTGGCTCACCACCTTGCTGGTGGGCGCGATGCTCCACCTCCCTCTTCCCACCCTCGAGGCGCGCGGGTGGGTCCGGTACTGCCTGGGCCTCACCGGTGGACTGCTCACCGGCTTTGCGCTGCTCACGCAGAACCAGCTCGGCGAAGCGCCATCAGACAGGCCGGCGGATGCGCGTGAGAAGCAGAGGACGGGACTCTGGGCAGATGGAGGCACGGGGGAGCGGCTGCGCAAGCTGCTCGTGATCGCCGCCATCTTCTTTGCCATCAACGCCTTCCTCTCCACCGTCCTGGCCGCCGAGTCTTCCCTCGGCGCCCTGACCGAGGGGGCCGGGCGTGGCGTGCTGCAGGGCCTGTTCCACCGCCTGGGCGTGACCTCACCCCTCACGCTCTTCCGGGCGCTCTGCGCCGTGGTGATAAGCTTCTCGCTCGTCTCGGCCCTGGTCGCCATCGACCGCGAGCAGAACCGTCGCATCGCCGCGAACCAGCGAGAGCTCGAGGCGGCATACGAGAACCTGCGCGTCTCGTACGAGCGCCTGCGCGAGACGCAGCAGCACCTCGTCCAGTCAGAGAAGATGTCGGCCGTGGGCACCCTGGTGAGCGGCATCGCCCACGAGTTCAACAACCTGCTCTGCGGGCTCAAGGGATACACCCAGCTCGCCCGGGGAAGCGACGATCTGACCCAGATCAAGGCCGATCTGGCCCAGATCGAGGACACCGCCGACAGGGCGGGTGAGATCACCCGAACCCTTCTGACCTGGGTGCGGCCCGATCGTCGTCGACTCGAGACGGTCGATCCCAACGAGGTGCTGCGCAACGCCGTGGCGCTCGTCCACACCACCCGCGCCGGTCGCAACCTCGAGATCGAGACCCAGTTCGAGACGCTGCCGCGCCTTCCGCTGTCGAAATCAGACATGCAGAACGTCACCATGAGCCTCCTGCTCAACGCCATACAAGCGATCCCGGAGGAGCGCGAAGGGCGCATCACCGTGAGGGCACGCCTCCGCCAGGACCAGCACGTGGAGCTCACCGTCGTCGACAATGGCGTCGGAATCGCAAGCGAGAACCTCGACAAGATCTTCCTCCCATTCTTCACCACCAAGGGGGCGCAGGGCGGCAGCACCACGCCCGGTGTGGGGCTCGGGCTCTACGTGGTGTACGGCATCGTGAAGAACGCGGGGGGCGAGGTGCGCGTCACCTCGGAGGCCGAGAGCGGCACCACGCTGACCCTCATCCTCCCCGCGGGAGACTCGCCGTGGCGCGACCCCGCCACAAGCGACAATCCGGACGCAGACGACGTGGAGACCCTGCTTGCCGCCATGCGCGTGCTCGTCGTCGAGCCTCAGCGCGCGATGCGCGAGGTGATGCTCGGATCGCTGCAGAGCCGCGCCCAAGAGGTTCGCGGCGCGGCCAGCGGACGGGAGGCCCTCGAGGCGCTGGCCACCAGTGGATACGACCTGATCTTCGTGGACACGATGATGCCGGGTATCAGCGGAATCGAGACCATGCGACGCATCCACGAGCTCGACGCGCGCATTCCCGTGGTCATGATGAGCCCCACGCCGGACCCCGGCACGCGCGGCGACATGCTGGAGAGAGGGGCCACCGGACTTGTTCGCGTGCCGTTCGAGAGCTCGGAGCTGGCCGACGTGGTGAGACGCGCCGACCGCCGTCGCCGCGCGCGCGCCACCACCGCCTGAGCGCGGCAGACACCCCTATTTCAGGCGAAGCCGCACGTGGCGAGAGGTGGCCACGATCTTCATCCCTTCGCGGGCCTTGATGCAACAGGTGCGCTTGGCCACCGGGTCGCTGCGATCGGGCAGCACCACCTGGCATTCGCAGTTGCCGCAGTCGTTGTTCCAGCAGAAGTTCCCGTAGCTGATGCTCATGGGGCTCAGGTACTGAAAGCCCCGCAGCACCGTGTTGTTCTCGGGCACGCGCACCGTCTTGCCCAGCACCTCGATCTCCACCAGACGATCGAAGGGCTCGAAGAGCTCAGGGCTCAGCTCATCCGGCAGGTCCATCAGAGAATCTCGGCCACCTGAACCTGGTTGCGACCGCCCTTCTTGGCCTTGTACAGGGCCTCGTCGGCCCCATTGATCAGGCTGTCGCCATCAGCCGCGTGCTGGGGAAACGTGGCCACGCCCATGCTGATGGTCACGCGACCGCCCGGCTGGTTCTCGCCGCCTTTGAAGACGGTCGTGGCCACCGACTCGCGGACGCGCTCCGCCGTGACACGGGCCCCCTCCGTGTCGACGCCATAGAGCAGGATCATGAACTCCTCGCCGCCGTAGCGCGCCACCAGATCGGGGATGCGGTCGCCCTTCTGCCGGCTGTTCTCGAGACAGAGGTTGGCGATGCGAACGAGCGCCACGTTGGCCAGCTCGTGCCCGTTCCTGTCGTTGAAGTTCTTGAAGTGATCGATATCGAACATGAGCAGCGACAGCGGCGCCTGCTCGCTTCGCGCCAGCTGCACCTTGCGTGCCAGCTCCTCGCGGAAGTAGCCGTAGTTGTAGAGCTGGGTGAGCCGATCGGTGATGGCGTTCTTGTAGGTGTTCGCGTTCTCGATGGAGATGGCCGCCAGCGATGCCAGCGACGACAGCAGCTTGAGATCGCTCGAGCTGAACACCGCGCGATTGCGCTTGTTGTTCACGTTCAGAACCCCGA encodes:
- the rocD gene encoding ornithine--oxo-acid transaminase — translated: MTLQTHLTTADYIALEAQHNANNYHPLDIVIARASGVWMWDVEGNRYFDFLSSYSAVNQGHCHPRIIAAAKEQLDLVTLTSRAFRNDQLPLLAKELCELSGFDMMLPMNSGAEAVETAVKACRRWAYKVKGVPDGQAEIIVCDGNFHGRTTTAISFSTEAAYKDGFGPFTPGFRYVPYGDAAALRAAITPNTAAFMLEPIQGESGVVLPPAGFLEEADAICREHNVLLAFDEIQSGLGRSGKLFAFEHEGIRPDMVIVGKALSGGVLPVSAVLSSREVMALFVPGTHGSTFGGSPLAARVAREALKVLVEEGLIEHSAELGAYFIERMRAIRNPLIKEVRGRGLWAGLELKPEAGGARPYCEALKERGLLCKETRVHTIRFAPPLVVTREELDWALERIEAVLSA
- a CDS encoding glycosyltransferase family 2 protein, with the translated sequence MPNIGGRGIEAHIHHAVDVVDLDLDDAAEVLELDLHTSDAHAALHVRHRDRDCVAAVGQRSLGRGQGCARDGQGHHQDQDQAFHGHSVFRLLIARGFNVPRACFVSPARPRPESAPPLLSETTAERGRGRRGSTGTSPQGGQSLLVRVVAVIPAYNEEASIARVVSATLPYVEQVVVVDDGSRDCTAAQAEEAGAHVIRQPRNGGKGAALEAGADYAIATGFDAVVALDADGQHDPKSIPALVTPLADGTADMSVGSRKRAWSTYMPLVRRLTNASMSWLLSKVAGQPMEDTQSGFRCISVAVLRNVRVQTRHFEAESEFLLQAARAGWRIAWVPIVAIYGADVRPSHIHPLRDAYRFLKMLLRVLRMGTSPTR
- a CDS encoding tetratricopeptide repeat protein; amino-acid sequence: MSEGPPRPSVSPSSITLKMADRAVTKSLEIVNKGGGRLRATVSPQVGWISVDPRVIEDNHVRIAVTIDASTLPEDVETESALQLAWDRFTLEIPVRVTRQGLLTAWHHYEQGDHTTARELAVAVAQTSSRPEAQLLIATTWLDAKNHAAAVRPLRDAAAALAAIDAPRPLDPCGKAIAHRFVEAMGSALPTLRDSRFGIDLLEQLRVLAPDLDPSLEISLDALLSEAAALLAREFPPAMLGADDRKTTQALVARLSKRLPDAEALKDWLAQAALTPEPIAEAPLLLESQAEPPDPRFRALGVLLVVAVCISVAWLFLRASWPLRHARALMAGGQHAEALKMLEAEVARNGSDTTEIRTLRAEVNLSLAQAQLERGEFKEAATSLARTLRDDGTNRRALDLRRTTHHRWAEDAEKNGRLRESFEALEALIHMQPPDEAARARLRELLPLRRLYVAIDDIEGLQHLAPNGKPMQAHPVDLDTGRAAREWLPALQKLDIRTWRGCTQVTRLDGLSGMPPLIVVAGSDTRSAGVDVYTPRADGAPRVEKLTGAVAPSGLRLLSLRPGSGAKDGAERLCAAFAPPSGQHATFEIGVACGNGKVTLTPRAAQSKAARSTP
- a CDS encoding response regulator, with the translated sequence MEREDHLFLVYFFYGLSFLVLGVLVLAQNAHHTSEDRDDEAPTTPTAVLLDNLWFLGMFALLHGLNEWVDMSLMSDAWVKIEGAMEVVSSFLYAMSSLCLFEFGISLVTATRPRIQWLRWLPPCAFLLWLTTLLVGAMLHLPLPTLEARGWVRYCLGLTGGLLTGFALLTQNQLGEAPSDRPADAREKQRTGLWADGGTGERLRKLLVIAAIFFAINAFLSTVLAAESSLGALTEGAGRGVLQGLFHRLGVTSPLTLFRALCAVVISFSLVSALVAIDREQNRRIAANQRELEAAYENLRVSYERLRETQQHLVQSEKMSAVGTLVSGIAHEFNNLLCGLKGYTQLARGSDDLTQIKADLAQIEDTADRAGEITRTLLTWVRPDRRRLETVDPNEVLRNAVALVHTTRAGRNLEIETQFETLPRLPLSKSDMQNVTMSLLLNAIQAIPEEREGRITVRARLRQDQHVELTVVDNGVGIASENLDKIFLPFFTTKGAQGGSTTPGVGLGLYVVYGIVKNAGGEVRVTSEAESGTTLTLILPAGDSPWRDPATSDNPDADDVETLLAAMRVLVVEPQRAMREVMLGSLQSRAQEVRGAASGREALEALATSGYDLIFVDTMMPGISGIETMRRIHELDARIPVVMMSPTPDPGTRGDMLERGATGLVRVPFESSELADVVRRADRRRRARATTA